A part of Paenibacillus donghaensis genomic DNA contains:
- a CDS encoding potassium channel family protein: MAKWIWAGNVVILLLLVLWFYRWKLKWLTKGTVLAPILLYALVSLEDLLGWIDLNAIVPGSGDLRGLILIFSLASVLFYILFIFHQIKESNNQEIELRQTLSRISVAALSCILFFTVVYTSIYKLFGQSSFQGTRLGEDLLSQLITFLYFSVATFTTVGYGDIAPIDNTSRLVVVMQICFSFITVAYALSMLGLFRKILGPHSEQEVEEEIAAAKEAE, from the coding sequence ATGGCCAAATGGATCTGGGCAGGCAATGTAGTTATTCTGCTGCTGCTGGTGCTCTGGTTCTATCGATGGAAGCTGAAGTGGCTGACTAAAGGGACGGTATTGGCCCCGATCCTGCTGTATGCCTTGGTATCGCTTGAGGATCTGCTGGGATGGATCGATTTGAACGCCATTGTCCCGGGCAGCGGGGACCTGCGTGGTCTGATATTGATCTTCTCTCTGGCTTCAGTGCTGTTCTATATCCTCTTTATCTTCCATCAGATCAAGGAGTCCAACAATCAGGAGATTGAGCTGCGGCAGACCTTGAGCCGGATCAGTGTGGCCGCCTTGTCCTGCATTCTCTTTTTTACGGTGGTCTATACTTCAATATACAAGTTGTTTGGTCAGTCTTCATTCCAGGGAACTAGGCTTGGGGAGGATCTGCTGAGCCAGCTGATTACCTTCCTGTATTTCAGCGTGGCTACCTTTACAACGGTTGGTTACGGTGACATTGCGCCGATAGACAACACCTCGCGGCTGGTGGTGGTCATGCAGATCTGCTTCAGCTTCATTACTGTGGCTTATGCCTTGTCGATGCTGGGCTTGTTCCGCAAGATTCTTGGCCCCCATTCCGAACAAGAAGTGGAAGAAGAAATCGCAGCTGCAAAAGAAGCGGAATAG
- a CDS encoding LysR family transcriptional regulator — protein MNISQLETLITISKTMSFRKAGELLNLTQPAVSAQIKSLEEEFRTQLVDRNQPVTLTDRGKVFLDHAEQIVTIVEELKQRLADLEDNPQGHIILGTTTSIAIQILPRILSYFQDQFPHIKTSISSMSSSQIYQQVENGLVDVGIGYLIGRNPGMTTSTLYYDTFELVVSPRHPLAQVKTAGIEALGRTPLILLSPDTVGRKFVDDVLAKHGIQPQVIMELTSSEEVKRMVELDLGAAVISKQSVTAEVRAGTLKIVPIIELEVTHPVGVITKSGKYVNSAMRQFLSDLKGMPETQFIGSE, from the coding sequence ATGAACATCAGTCAATTGGAGACTTTGATCACCATCTCCAAAACGATGAGCTTCCGCAAAGCGGGCGAATTGCTTAATTTGACCCAACCTGCCGTTTCCGCGCAGATCAAGAGTCTTGAGGAGGAATTCAGAACACAGCTGGTAGACCGTAACCAGCCGGTTACGCTGACGGACCGGGGCAAGGTTTTTCTGGATCATGCCGAACAGATTGTCACGATTGTCGAGGAGCTGAAGCAGCGGCTCGCCGATCTGGAGGACAACCCCCAGGGTCACATTATTCTGGGCACCACCACCTCCATAGCCATCCAGATCCTACCGCGCATCCTGTCTTATTTCCAGGACCAGTTCCCTCATATCAAAACCTCTATCTCCTCCATGTCGTCGTCGCAGATTTACCAGCAAGTTGAGAACGGTCTGGTCGATGTCGGCATCGGTTACCTGATCGGGCGAAATCCGGGAATGACCACCTCCACCTTATATTATGATACCTTCGAGCTGGTGGTCTCCCCGCGTCATCCGCTGGCTCAAGTCAAAACGGCGGGCATTGAAGCGCTCGGCAGAACACCGTTGATCCTGCTCTCGCCTGATACGGTTGGACGCAAATTTGTTGATGATGTATTGGCGAAGCACGGCATCCAGCCGCAAGTCATTATGGAACTGACCAGCAGCGAGGAAGTGAAACGGATGGTGGAGCTTGATCTGGGCGCAGCCGTGATCTCGAAGCAGTCCGTCACAGCTGAAGTCCGGGCAGGTACCCTGAAGATTGTGCCGATTATCGAGCTTGAGGTCACCCATCCCGTCGGTGTCATTACGAAATCAGGCAAATACGTCAATTCTGCCATGAGGCAGTTCCTGAGCGATCTCAAGGGTATGCCCGAGACCCAATTTATCGGCTCAGAATAA
- a CDS encoding metallophosphoesterase codes for MRNHLSGGSPDRDSINQSAKPKITRRQFLARGAAGLLGAGLLTGGYAWQGEPNWLEVTSVELAFPQLPSAFAGTTIVHFSDTHLGFNKDARDIASLAEQIRKVSPDLICFTGDIVDSEPEDLEESVAELAELHAPLGKYAILGNHDYKNTEKVTGLLQAAGFKVLRNHSYLIKQGGSVMAVAGLDDQLHGKPDPEAALKNIPPGTFTLLLMHEPDYADTAQAYPFHLQLSGHSHGGQIRLPLLGAPFTPYGSLKYIAGLYYTEEKGMPVYVNRGFGETYMPFRLLCRPELTVLTLRRA; via the coding sequence ATGAGAAACCATTTGTCCGGGGGCTCTCCCGATCGTGATTCTATAAACCAATCTGCCAAACCGAAGATTACCCGGCGCCAATTTCTGGCCAGAGGTGCAGCAGGCCTGCTGGGAGCCGGCCTGCTGACTGGCGGGTATGCCTGGCAGGGAGAGCCGAATTGGCTGGAAGTGACGAGCGTCGAACTGGCGTTTCCTCAGCTGCCTTCCGCTTTTGCCGGAACAACCATCGTCCATTTCAGTGACACGCATCTGGGCTTCAACAAGGATGCCCGGGACATCGCCTCTCTCGCTGAACAGATCCGTAAGGTTTCGCCTGACCTCATCTGCTTCACCGGGGATATCGTGGACAGCGAGCCGGAGGATCTGGAAGAGTCGGTGGCAGAGCTGGCGGAGCTTCATGCTCCCTTGGGTAAATATGCGATTCTGGGGAATCATGATTATAAGAATACAGAGAAGGTCACGGGGTTACTGCAGGCTGCCGGTTTCAAGGTGCTGAGGAATCATTCGTATCTGATCAAGCAGGGCGGTTCAGTGATGGCTGTGGCGGGCCTGGATGACCAGCTCCACGGGAAACCCGATCCCGAGGCGGCACTGAAGAATATTCCGCCGGGAACCTTCACTCTGCTGCTGATGCACGAGCCGGATTATGCCGATACTGCGCAAGCCTACCCGTTCCATCTCCAGCTGTCCGGCCACAGCCATGGCGGACAGATCCGCCTGCCGCTGCTGGGAGCGCCCTTCACCCCCTACGGATCGCTTAAATACATAGCAGGCTTGTATTACACAGAAGAGAAGGGAATGCCGGTGTATGTGAACCGGGGCTTCGGCGAGACGTACATGCCCTTCCGGCTGCTCTGCAGACCGGAACTTACGGTGCTTACCCTACGCAGGGCTTAG
- a CDS encoding DEAD/DEAH box helicase translates to MTKASFAAIGIQDDLVARLSEFGINEPSPVQEQTIPLLLEGRDVLAASQTGTGKTLAYLLPLLQGINPQQKAVQKLVLAPTQELAMQILREAERYGAGRGIRMMALIGGAAMKRQIDKLRDHPQLVVGTPGRIRELIGLKKLKMHEVNSIVIDEADQMFQLSGAGEVTKIVASALRTRQLVMLSATIGPETKALAFKEMKNMAEIGIDPGVMTAQSLEHHYVVAEERNKIDMLRRVIRHYNPERALVFVNANEDIREVESKLNHLGLSAAALFGDADKVTRANVLTRFRHGKVKVLVASDVAARGLDIENLTLVISFDPAFDSEHYVHRAGRTGRMGRKGLSVTLVTEQQTFIMRKFAKELDIALDEKEMYAGKVLSAEEARSTQSSGRPAGAPGGSRGSSRGEGVGRGEGSSRGEGVGRGEGSSRGEGVGRGEGSSRGEGVGRGEGVGRGEGGSRGEGGSRGEGGAAAPRSGKPPVRTAGVQPSGGQAAAKSGGASAGKPRVSSAERERQRKNKGAPKWLKNKTPRGEGQ, encoded by the coding sequence ATGACTAAAGCTTCTTTTGCGGCCATCGGCATACAGGATGACCTGGTTGCCAGATTGTCGGAATTCGGCATCAACGAGCCTTCCCCGGTACAGGAGCAGACGATTCCGCTTCTGCTGGAGGGCAGGGATGTGCTTGCCGCCTCACAGACAGGAACAGGCAAGACGCTGGCATATCTGCTGCCGCTGCTGCAAGGCATCAATCCGCAGCAGAAGGCAGTGCAGAAGCTGGTACTGGCGCCTACCCAGGAGCTGGCGATGCAGATTCTGCGCGAAGCGGAGCGCTACGGCGCTGGCCGCGGTATCCGCATGATGGCGCTGATCGGTGGAGCGGCGATGAAACGCCAGATCGACAAGCTGCGTGACCATCCCCAGCTGGTAGTAGGCACACCGGGTCGAATCAGAGAGCTGATTGGGCTGAAGAAGCTCAAGATGCATGAGGTCAATAGCATCGTAATTGACGAGGCAGACCAGATGTTCCAGCTGAGCGGAGCCGGCGAGGTCACGAAGATCGTTGCCAGTGCGCTGCGCACGCGCCAGCTGGTGATGCTCTCTGCTACGATCGGACCTGAGACGAAAGCACTAGCTTTTAAGGAAATGAAGAACATGGCTGAGATCGGCATTGATCCCGGAGTGATGACCGCGCAGAGCCTGGAGCATCATTACGTGGTGGCGGAGGAACGCAACAAGATTGATATGCTGCGTCGAGTAATCCGCCATTATAACCCGGAACGGGCGCTCGTATTCGTTAATGCCAACGAAGATATCCGTGAGGTGGAGAGCAAGCTGAACCATCTGGGACTTAGCGCGGCGGCGCTGTTCGGAGATGCGGATAAGGTAACACGCGCCAACGTGCTGACCCGCTTCCGGCATGGGAAGGTTAAGGTTCTGGTTGCGAGTGACGTGGCCGCGAGAGGGCTCGATATTGAGAATCTGACGCTGGTGATCAGCTTCGATCCGGCGTTTGATTCCGAGCATTATGTGCACCGGGCAGGCCGCACAGGCCGTATGGGCCGCAAGGGTTTGTCGGTGACGCTGGTCACGGAGCAGCAGACCTTCATCATGCGCAAATTCGCCAAGGAGCTGGATATCGCGCTCGATGAGAAGGAGATGTACGCGGGCAAGGTGCTGAGTGCAGAGGAAGCACGTAGCACGCAGAGCAGCGGACGCCCTGCGGGAGCGCCAGGCGGATCGCGCGGCAGTAGCCGCGGTGAGGGCGTTGGCCGTGGCGAAGGCAGTAGCCGCGGTGAGGGCGTTGGCCGTGGCGAAGGCAGTAGCCGCGGTGAGGGCGTTGGCCGCGGCGAAGGCAGTAGCCGCGGTGAAGGCGTTGGCCGCGGTGAAGGCGTCGGCCGTGGCGAAGGCGGCAGCCGTGGCGAGGGCGGCAGCCGTGGCGAGGGCGGTGCAGCCGCGCCGCGCAGCGGCAAGCCGCCGGTGCGGACGGCGGGAGTGCAGCCGTCCGGCGGGCAGGCCGCCGCGAAGAGTGGCGGCGCTTCCGCAGGCAAGCCGCGCGTCAGCAGCGCGGAGCGTGAACGCCAGCGCAAGAACAAGGGTGCGCCGAAGTGGCTGAAGAACAAAACTCCGAGAGGTGAGGGTCAATGA
- a CDS encoding NADPH-dependent oxidoreductase has product MNETLKLLKNHRSYRQYTEQPVEPEKLKAIIEAAQAAPSWVHGQQVSIIAVRSPQRRQQLAALSGNQQHVADAPVFLVFCMDFYRAKLACELEGQSFEAAADVDLLLVGAADVGIALANAVAAAESLGLGIIPIGGVRRNTGAVIELLQLPQYVFPVVGLCVGYPAGEVPQKPRLPLEAVYHEEQYDMQMSGQLAAYDQTFREFQEAQGLTARTWTSVIAHFYAANPQYGDAGRTLKQQGFTCGNL; this is encoded by the coding sequence GTGAACGAAACCTTGAAATTATTAAAAAACCACCGGTCCTACCGGCAATATACAGAGCAGCCGGTTGAGCCGGAGAAATTAAAGGCCATTATTGAAGCTGCACAGGCGGCCCCATCCTGGGTTCATGGGCAGCAGGTATCGATCATCGCTGTCCGCAGTCCACAGCGCAGGCAGCAGCTGGCGGCACTTAGCGGCAACCAGCAGCATGTGGCCGACGCGCCGGTGTTTCTGGTATTCTGCATGGATTTCTATCGGGCCAAGCTGGCTTGTGAACTGGAGGGCCAATCCTTTGAGGCGGCAGCCGATGTAGATCTGCTGCTTGTGGGCGCTGCGGATGTAGGTATTGCCTTGGCGAACGCGGTGGCTGCCGCAGAGTCGCTGGGTCTGGGTATTATTCCGATTGGTGGCGTCCGCCGCAACACAGGGGCTGTGATTGAGCTGCTGCAGCTGCCGCAGTACGTCTTTCCGGTTGTAGGGCTGTGCGTCGGCTATCCCGCGGGTGAGGTTCCTCAGAAGCCCCGCCTTCCGCTGGAGGCGGTCTATCACGAGGAACAGTATGATATGCAGATGAGCGGCCAGCTGGCAGCGTATGACCAGACCTTCCGCGAATTTCAGGAGGCTCAGGGTTTGACAGCCCGGACTTGGACCAGTGTGATTGCCCATTTCTATGCGGCTAATCCGCAGTATGGCGATGCCGGCCGCACACTGAAGCAGCAGGGCTTCACCTGCGGAAATCTATAA
- a CDS encoding DUF3891 family protein, translating to MIVREQDDVVIMMKQHDHGLLAGDLARYFKEEHVPEEGRREEVLHAIGQHDRGWIDLDETPFWNDAENAPYSFMDFPVVPKLNFYKKGLDEIEQDTLYGALLCSLHFERLIEVSSEQGPELSLYQEREAERRARIHRELEETRPLGEDELYYDARLLQFCDDLSLYMGLNEPGSPKSEEHPWWVDGFSGSEDFSFTSGRVISTEWKDASTLVLDPFPFSQDVEVAYKLRKVPKSEIKLKGIALAYSETPEEEYRITVAGQPE from the coding sequence GTGATTGTTAGAGAGCAGGATGATGTTGTAATCATGATGAAGCAGCATGACCATGGTCTTCTGGCCGGGGATCTGGCCAGATATTTCAAAGAAGAGCATGTGCCGGAGGAGGGGCGCCGGGAAGAGGTGCTGCACGCGATTGGCCAGCATGACAGAGGCTGGATTGATCTGGATGAGACTCCCTTCTGGAATGATGCGGAGAATGCGCCCTATAGCTTCATGGATTTCCCCGTCGTGCCGAAGCTGAATTTCTATAAGAAGGGCCTGGATGAGATTGAACAGGACACCCTCTACGGGGCTCTGCTGTGCAGTCTGCATTTCGAACGTTTAATAGAGGTGTCGAGTGAACAGGGACCCGAGCTGAGCCTGTACCAGGAGCGTGAGGCGGAGCGCCGGGCGCGGATTCATCGGGAGCTGGAAGAGACGCGGCCGCTCGGGGAGGATGAGCTGTATTACGATGCCCGGCTGCTGCAATTCTGTGATGACCTCTCGCTGTATATGGGTCTGAATGAGCCGGGAAGCCCGAAGTCGGAGGAGCATCCGTGGTGGGTGGATGGATTCTCAGGCAGCGAGGATTTCAGCTTCACCTCAGGCCGTGTGATCAGCACGGAATGGAAGGATGCTTCGACGCTGGTGCTGGACCCGTTTCCTTTTTCCCAAGATGTAGAAGTGGCCTATAAGCTGCGCAAGGTGCCGAAATCGGAGATTAAGCTCAAAGGGATAGCTCTTGCCTACAGTGAAACTCCAGAGGAAGAATACCGGATCACGGTCGCTGGCCAGCCGGAGTAA
- a CDS encoding ABC transporter ATP-binding protein codes for MSDAPVLQVTELSGGYSLNKPVLHDINLQVQPGEMIGLIGLNGAGKSTIMKHILGLMSAHKGEITVRGKTRTADPEGYNGALSFVPESPLLYEEMTVREHVEFTARAYGVDQNDYESRSLQLARLFRMEDKMDTLSSHLSKGMKQKVMIMCAFVARPALYVIDEPFLGLDPLGIRSLLDFMLDLKKSGASILLSSHILSTIENYCDRFIVLHQGRIITSGTLAEIAASSGHQGLTLEQLFYELVQGGE; via the coding sequence ATGAGCGATGCTCCCGTATTGCAGGTAACGGAATTAAGCGGAGGTTACAGTCTCAATAAGCCGGTCCTGCATGATATTAATCTGCAGGTGCAGCCAGGTGAGATGATTGGGCTGATTGGCCTGAACGGGGCAGGCAAAAGCACAATCATGAAACATATCCTCGGTCTGATGTCGGCCCATAAAGGTGAGATCACTGTTCGGGGTAAAACCCGGACAGCAGATCCCGAGGGCTACAACGGCGCATTGTCTTTTGTGCCAGAATCCCCGCTTTTATATGAGGAGATGACGGTGCGCGAGCATGTTGAATTTACGGCCAGAGCCTACGGGGTGGACCAGAACGATTATGAGTCGCGCAGCCTGCAGCTGGCCAGGTTGTTCCGCATGGAGGACAAGATGGATACGCTATCCTCGCATCTGTCCAAAGGGATGAAGCAGAAGGTGATGATTATGTGCGCTTTTGTAGCCCGTCCCGCACTGTATGTCATTGATGAGCCTTTTCTCGGGCTGGACCCGCTCGGGATCCGCTCGCTGCTGGACTTTATGCTCGACCTGAAGAAGTCCGGCGCGTCGATCCTGCTCAGCTCTCATATTCTTTCTACCATTGAGAACTATTGCGACCGCTTCATCGTGCTGCACCAGGGCCGGATCATTACGTCAGGTACGCTGGCAGAGATTGCAGCGTCCAGCGGGCACCAGGGCCTGACCTTGGAGCAGTTGTTCTACGAGCTGGTTCAGGGAGGCGAATAA
- a CDS encoding GNAT family N-acetyltransferase produces MLTYEQAEFKQQQGAAVEVKALATDDTCSLRRLLSHPEVNPHILFRSGPASQQASVDKLVQRMMYTYDPCALHAGIYLLGLPQLLGTVSLQNWNRREGTATLGYMLDPACWGCGLATEAVGLLLDYGVREAGVTRVEGRCRGDNTRSERVMIKNGMLLERQMPVVGSPGDVMKVYALVTQMK; encoded by the coding sequence GTGCTTACTTACGAGCAAGCGGAGTTTAAGCAGCAGCAGGGTGCGGCAGTGGAAGTGAAGGCCTTGGCAACAGACGATACCTGCAGCCTGCGGCGGTTGCTCTCCCACCCGGAAGTGAATCCACATATTCTGTTCCGCAGTGGTCCGGCTTCGCAGCAGGCCAGTGTGGATAAGCTGGTGCAGCGGATGATGTATACTTATGATCCTTGTGCCCTGCACGCCGGAATTTATCTGTTGGGTCTGCCGCAGCTGCTGGGAACGGTCTCTCTGCAGAACTGGAACCGCCGGGAAGGGACCGCTACGCTGGGTTATATGCTGGACCCCGCCTGCTGGGGCTGCGGATTGGCTACAGAAGCGGTAGGCCTGCTGCTTGACTACGGGGTGCGTGAGGCAGGAGTTACCCGGGTTGAGGGGCGCTGCAGGGGAGACAACACCCGCTCGGAGCGGGTGATGATCAAGAACGGAATGCTGCTGGAGCGGCAGATGCCTGTAGTGGGTTCACCAGGCGATGTAATGAAAGTATACGCACTTGTTACACAAATGAAATAA
- a CDS encoding ABC transporter permease, with product MDLKELRRKRRGRFMGSLLPYVGYIIQSGVAMVFLFGLIVFTAWYTSLLQNVPDGLPIRWIMLVVLLPAAVHSSFRTYLERPDTIFLLPQGYRMNEYFAPSWVSGNFWKILRLVFVLITLWPLYIRSDEQPKQLLVTLLVLVGIKIISSYGLWREVTMLSRPSASAFTLLRWAVGGLAVAAWFWQPSLRGLIFIVLLYAAYVAALSVPGRHAVPWERLITMEKNQGARAQMVLGWFVDVPGRAQRVYPRRYLAKWGSGLKWGPASAYRYLLTKSFARGDIMAIVLRIALLAVLLVWWNRTSYIGSAIYLFFLFVMGVQLTALRKLHSESFWLTVYPLPQGSKSSSTTQFVFRAQLLLALFTGLPFLASLGSWTVPALGTLLAGAVIAYLFKTFAERKEKQPNEDDL from the coding sequence ATGGACTTGAAGGAGCTGCGCCGGAAGCGGCGCGGCCGGTTCATGGGAAGCCTGCTGCCGTATGTCGGATACATTATCCAGAGCGGTGTGGCTATGGTATTCCTGTTCGGCCTCATCGTATTCACCGCCTGGTATACCTCGCTGCTTCAGAATGTCCCGGACGGGCTGCCCATCCGCTGGATTATGCTGGTTGTGCTGCTGCCAGCCGCTGTACACAGCAGCTTCCGGACGTATCTGGAGCGGCCGGATACTATTTTCCTGCTGCCGCAGGGGTACCGGATGAATGAATATTTTGCCCCTTCGTGGGTGAGCGGGAACTTCTGGAAGATTCTGCGGCTCGTCTTCGTACTGATTACTTTGTGGCCGCTGTACATACGCAGTGATGAGCAGCCCAAGCAACTGCTGGTTACACTTCTGGTGCTGGTAGGCATCAAAATCATTTCGAGCTATGGGCTATGGCGCGAAGTGACGATGCTGTCGCGTCCGTCTGCAAGTGCCTTCACGCTACTGCGCTGGGCGGTGGGCGGACTAGCGGTTGCGGCCTGGTTCTGGCAGCCGTCACTGCGGGGATTGATCTTCATCGTGCTCTTGTACGCTGCATACGTAGCGGCCTTGTCTGTGCCGGGACGCCATGCGGTGCCCTGGGAACGGCTGATTACAATGGAGAAGAACCAGGGGGCACGCGCGCAGATGGTCTTGGGCTGGTTCGTCGATGTGCCCGGCCGGGCGCAGCGGGTATACCCGCGCCGTTACCTCGCCAAATGGGGCAGCGGCTTGAAGTGGGGGCCGGCTTCGGCCTATCGCTACTTGCTGACCAAAAGCTTCGCACGCGGCGATATTATGGCCATCGTGCTGCGTATAGCGCTGCTGGCTGTGCTGCTGGTCTGGTGGAACCGTACCAGCTATATCGGCAGCGCCATTTATTTGTTCTTCCTGTTCGTTATGGGTGTGCAGCTGACCGCGCTCCGCAAGCTGCACAGCGAATCGTTCTGGCTGACCGTATACCCGCTTCCGCAGGGCAGCAAGTCCAGCAGCACGACACAATTTGTGTTTCGCGCGCAGCTGCTGCTGGCGCTGTTCACCGGGCTGCCGTTCCTGGCTTCACTGGGCAGCTGGACTGTTCCGGCTCTGGGGACGCTGCTGGCCGGGGCCGTAATAGCTTATCTGTTCAAGACGTTTGCGGAGCGGAAGGAAAAGCAGCCTAATGAGGATGATCTCTAA
- a CDS encoding chemotaxis protein CheX: protein MKAEVINPFLESARIVIEQVIQVSPSTGILGIKEIELIDNHIWIQVGMTGQLSGNIIFGLAETVALKMVSVMMGGYAITEMDEMGQSAISELGNMISGNASTILSNQGVSVDITPPQFMKLESMSFLPRRALSIPLLMEGIGELDIQVMIS from the coding sequence ATGAAAGCAGAAGTAATTAACCCGTTTCTAGAGTCTGCACGCATTGTTATTGAACAGGTGATTCAGGTCTCGCCGTCCACCGGTATTCTGGGCATCAAGGAGATTGAGCTGATCGATAATCATATATGGATTCAGGTGGGAATGACAGGACAGCTGTCCGGGAATATTATCTTTGGTCTCGCTGAAACTGTAGCCTTGAAGATGGTATCGGTAATGATGGGCGGCTATGCAATTACAGAAATGGACGAGATGGGCCAGAGTGCTATCTCCGAGCTGGGCAACATGATCAGCGGGAATGCGAGTACAATCCTGTCCAATCAGGGAGTGTCGGTTGATATTACCCCGCCGCAATTTATGAAGCTGGAGAGCATGTCCTTTCTGCCCCGCAGGGCGCTGAGTATTCCGCTGCTGATGGAGGGTATTGGAGAACTGGACATTCAGGTAATGATCTCTTAA
- a CDS encoding SDR family NAD(P)-dependent oxidoreductase, translating to MDLQDKVIVITGASSGIGALTAQMVSRRGAVPVLVARSEDKLKQTAAGIPGVFGLYTCDVGDEVAVKTVFAKILAEYGKIDILLNNAGYGKFAAFSEMEAHEFADMMDVNYMGIVRCTQAVLPSMLERRSGQIINLASMAGKIGTAKSVAYTATKHAVLGFTNALRQELRGSGVIISAVNPGPIATDFFKTADPSGNYEKSMARFIMTPEYVCSKIIKVMEKGKEELDLPRLAGLGIRLYGLFPRFADKLTYKALNKK from the coding sequence ATGGATTTACAAGATAAGGTGATCGTGATTACCGGGGCATCAAGCGGTATCGGTGCACTTACCGCGCAGATGGTCAGCAGACGGGGAGCGGTTCCCGTTCTTGTGGCCCGCTCTGAAGACAAGTTGAAACAGACGGCGGCCGGGATTCCGGGCGTTTTTGGATTGTACACCTGTGATGTAGGCGATGAAGTTGCGGTAAAGACTGTTTTTGCCAAAATCCTGGCGGAATACGGGAAGATTGATATATTGCTCAATAATGCCGGTTATGGCAAATTTGCCGCTTTCTCTGAGATGGAAGCCCATGAATTTGCCGATATGATGGATGTGAACTATATGGGCATTGTCCGCTGCACTCAAGCGGTGCTTCCGTCCATGCTGGAGCGGAGAAGCGGGCAGATCATTAATCTGGCCTCGATGGCCGGTAAGATCGGCACAGCCAAATCGGTTGCCTACACAGCGACCAAACATGCGGTGCTCGGCTTCACCAATGCGCTGCGCCAGGAGCTGCGCGGGAGCGGAGTGATCATCTCGGCGGTTAACCCCGGACCGATTGCGACCGATTTCTTTAAGACCGCCGACCCTTCAGGCAACTATGAGAAGAGTATGGCCAGGTTCATCATGACCCCGGAGTATGTGTGCTCCAAGATCATCAAGGTAATGGAGAAAGGCAAGGAAGAACTGGATCTTCCAAGGCTGGCCGGACTGGGCATCAGGCTGTATGGCCTGTTTCCGCGCTTCGCAGATAAGCTTACATACAAGGCATTGAACAAGAAATAA
- a CDS encoding AraC family transcriptional regulator translates to MVNAYIPPALGQSLSEILIPDMQTTLNLYGIHLRRVSGDWDYPVHEHPQYEINYVLEGRQLLTVSGSAYMQQAGDLVLLRPGDAHSSRSISREPFTYFCIHFDIDDADFLSLLSRLEQVLFPAEGAVTTQVQPVLAKLIGMAGTAEEMTIARQMRLQSAIFEMFGLLWEAISIQATSLTGTGHEKVELAHLIRGRLQGLVNQHFKQGIVAEQHYGIDDVAAELGMSTSHCNRVFRHVFGLPPRAFLSELMLQKAKVLLLDDRLPVQQISSILGYRDIAHFSRQFKRWSGQSPSEYRREVLARA, encoded by the coding sequence GCAGACTACACTGAATCTGTATGGCATCCATCTGCGCCGGGTCAGCGGCGATTGGGATTATCCCGTCCATGAGCACCCGCAATATGAGATCAACTATGTGCTGGAGGGGCGGCAGCTGCTGACAGTCAGCGGCTCCGCCTATATGCAGCAGGCCGGGGATCTGGTGCTGCTGCGTCCTGGGGATGCCCATTCCAGCCGCAGCATCAGCAGAGAACCGTTCACCTACTTCTGCATCCATTTCGATATTGACGATGCCGATTTTCTCTCGCTGCTCAGCCGGCTGGAGCAGGTGCTGTTCCCGGCCGAAGGCGCGGTCACCACCCAGGTCCAGCCTGTGCTGGCCAAGCTGATCGGGATGGCCGGCACGGCGGAGGAGATGACAATCGCCCGACAGATGCGGCTGCAGTCGGCGATCTTCGAGATGTTCGGCCTGCTGTGGGAAGCAATCTCCATTCAGGCTACGAGCCTCACGGGCACCGGCCATGAGAAGGTTGAGCTGGCTCATCTGATCAGGGGCCGGCTGCAGGGGCTGGTGAATCAGCATTTCAAGCAGGGCATCGTCGCTGAGCAGCATTACGGCATCGACGATGTAGCCGCCGAGCTGGGCATGAGCACCTCCCACTGCAACCGTGTCTTCCGGCATGTCTTCGGCCTGCCGCCGCGCGCTTTTCTCTCCGAGCTGATGCTGCAGAAGGCCAAGGTGCTCCTGCTGGATGACCGGCTGCCCGTGCAGCAGATCTCCTCCATCCTCGGCTACCGCGACATCGCCCATTTCAGCCGCCAGTTCAAGCGCTGGTCCGGCCAGTCCCCCAGCGAATACCGCCGCGAGGTGCTGGCTCGCGCCTGA